One Vicia villosa cultivar HV-30 ecotype Madison, WI linkage group LG5, Vvil1.0, whole genome shotgun sequence genomic window, AATTGTGAACCTCCATTTTTTCATTTATGGTACTTTTACAACTATGTGGAACATAGATTTTTTAACTTAGTTTCGGTGTTCTTTCTTTTTCAGTCTGATTATTTACGGAAAATATCTTTAAAGATGCTATCGATGGAGACTAAATCTCCCAACACCATTACCAACAATATACTGTCTAATGCCCTTAGGAATCAAAACAACATTGGGCTTAACTCCACTTACAAGACCAATATTCTCGCTGAGGTGCGATCAAATTCATCTACGGTACCACTAGGACATGAGAAAGAATATCCATTGATACCGCCTGACCGTTTTAAGCGGAAGAGGGTTTCTTTGGGGAACTCTTCATATTCTTCTGAAAGAACCGAGTCTGGAATTCCCAAAGATCCTACTACTATAACGGTTATTCACGACTATAGTAACTTGTTTCTTCAGAGTGAAGTTTTGAATTTTGCAGGACAAATGGAGCCTTCTAAAGTTGTTTCACTTGGTTTGGAGAACATCTTTGATGCCGTGGTCAATAATGCAATGTGGCTCAACTCTGTTGCTAACGAAGCTAAAGATGTTTTTAAGAGTTGGCCTCATGAGAAGATGAAATATGAAGAAGACCTCCAACGTCTGACCGACGAATTGGTGAAAAAGGATGAATTGATTGCTCAACTAAAGGAAGAGAATGTCAACTTGACAAAGAAGTCGGAGAGGGAAAAATATGAACTCTCAGCCCAACTAGAATCTTCGAAGAAGGCTTGTGAAAATGCCAAGACATTGCTGAAAAATGCCCATAAATCACTAGAGGAGGTTCAGAAGATTTAatcttgaaaaatcttttggcAAGTTAAGTAAAATAAAAACGGAAGCAGTTTGATCTGGGTTTCAACTAAGCTCTTGACCAAGTTACTAAGTTACTAAGCATATACCTGAAATTTGAGCTTCAAGAGTTTGATTGACACATTGTTAGGAGAAGAGATATGTGAGAATAGCACTACGGAGActgttttatatagaaaaaaattTACCGTTTATTACAGGTTATAGTTAGATGTGAGACttatatacaaatataaatatatattatattaacaaatatatacatattctATCATTTTTACTGAATTAATTAGTTCATAGAGACAACTTGTTTAACAATCTGTTTGTTTACTGGCTAGTTATCTATGTCTCAATTAGATCCTCTATAGTTGGACATACAATAAGCTAGTATAGAACGAATCCCTGTTATAAATGTAACTTCTAACTCAATCATTATTAATCAATCGAGTCAATACATTACTTCAATCCTTTTCACTCATTATATTAATCATGAACAACATTGCATACCTCTTGCCCTTATATTTTTAACCCCCTATTGTCCATTATGAAAATTGTTTTTCATCGTGTACCTTATCAAACAATTTCATACAAATTTATCACCACATCTAATATATTGAATGCCAGTTATATATTGTATGCAAAAAAATATCTTTCTAACATAATTATCATTGCAACATGTTAGAAAGGACAGTAATCAGTCCTTCTCTTGATCTACCGTAACAAAGTATACATGTTGTTATAACGGATCTATTTATTTTACTTAACTTGTCAGCAGATTTTTCAATATCCGAATTTTTCTTCTGAACCTCCCTTAGTGATTTATGCGCATTTTCACAAGCCTTCTTCGAAGATTCTAGTTGGGATCAGAGTTCATATTTTTCCCTCTCCGACTTCTTTGTCAAGTTGATGTTCTCTTCCCTTAGTTGAGCAATTAATTCATCCTTTTTCACCAATTCGTCGGTGAGACGTTTGAGGTCTTCTTCATATTTCATCTTCTCATGAGGCCAAGTCTTACAAACACCTTTAGCTTCGTTAGCAACAGAGTTGAGCCACATCGCATTAGTGGCCACGGCATCAAAGATGTTCTCCAAACCAAGTGAAACAACTTTAGAAGGCTCCATCTGTCCTGCAAAATTCAAAACTTCACTTTGAAGAAACAAGTTATTATGGTCGTGAATAACCGTTGTAGTAGAAGGATCTTTGGGGATTCCAGACTCCGTTCTTTCAGAAGAATATGAAGAATTCCCCAAAGAAATCCTCTTCCGTTTAAAATGGTCAGGCTGTATCAATGGATACTCTTTCTCCTGTCCTAATGATGGGACAGTAGAAGAGCTCGGTGGCACCTCAGCGGGAATATTGGTCTTGTAAGTGAAGTTAAGCCTAGTGTTGT contains:
- the LOC131601141 gene encoding uncharacterized protein LOC131601141 isoform X2, with product MNTSYWRAQLPPDTRPRIVNKILDSLKRHFPISVSGGLLELQKIAQEFEDKIFMSAISQSDYLRKISLKLLTMETKSQSTVTNNILPTQGNFGIAPISVAVSNALRNQNNTRLNFTYKTNIPAEVPPSSSTVPSLGQEKEYPLIQPDHFKRKRISLGNSSYSSERTESGIPKDPSTTTVIHDHNNLFLQSEVLNFAGQMEPSKVVSLGLENIFDAVATNAMWLNSVANEAKGVCKTWPHEKMKYEEDLKRLTDELVKKDELIAQLREENINLTKKSEREKYEL
- the LOC131601142 gene encoding uncharacterized protein LOC131601142 codes for the protein MAIMAINLSYEGLLELQKIAQKFEDKIFMSATSQSDYLRKISLKMLSMETKSPNTITNNILSNALRNQNNIGLNSTYKTNILAEVRSNSSTVPLGHEKEYPLIPPDRFKRKRVSLGNSSYSSERTESGIPKDPTTITVIHDYSNLFLQSEVLNFAGQMEPSKVVSLGLENIFDAVVNNAMWLNSVANEAKDVFKSWPHEKMKYEEDLQRLTDELVKKDELIAQLKEENVNLTKKSEREKYELSAQLESSKKACENAKTLLKNAHKSLEEVQKI
- the LOC131601141 gene encoding uncharacterized protein LOC131601141 isoform X1, which codes for MVMILSMMKTENTMNTSYWRAQLPPDTRPRIVNKILDSLKRHFPISVSGGLLELQKIAQEFEDKIFMSAISQSDYLRKISLKLLTMETKSQSTVTNNILPTQGNFGIAPISVAVSNALRNQNNTRLNFTYKTNIPAEVPPSSSTVPSLGQEKEYPLIQPDHFKRKRISLGNSSYSSERTESGIPKDPSTTTVIHDHNNLFLQSEVLNFAGQMEPSKVVSLGLENIFDAVATNAMWLNSVANEAKGVCKTWPHEKMKYEEDLKRLTDELVKKDELIAQLREENINLTKKSEREKYEL